A window from Malania oleifera isolate guangnan ecotype guangnan chromosome 7, ASM2987363v1, whole genome shotgun sequence encodes these proteins:
- the LOC131159221 gene encoding protein SCARECROW — protein MAASALLGDNGADDGDKNSSGSPLSASDKTSGEYPQFVSDGKMVRKRMASEMEQLQTSDYNRFPRRITDASPAANHFSGVDCPSLTFAAGGDVASRDNNIGNPNHSNLLPSSTNSTVTSGVCGFSGLPLFPPERNRNATVAAGVFVSSAAATVTPIASAPSSMEDPSATAWIDSVIRDLIHSSTAVSVPQIIQNVREIIYPCNPHLASLLEYRLRSLTEPIPNQPEARRKEVHPADIPRNYPRQGPVQESAGLKLYLDSSALENDPFALSNSVASPAMNQYSNWGVTVPTTTAVAATMGRGGGTNQQFQDRQASAASVKPVLSLKQVQPPRPPPPTEEQPQASSSPAETEAATVTTAPPPPSTAVLTREQKEEMRQQQRDEEGLHLLTLLLQCAEAVSADNFEEANRMLLEISELSTPFGTSAQRVAAYFSEAMSARLVSSCLGIYASPQAVPHSQKIVAAFQVFNGISPFVKFSHFTANQAIQEAFEREARVHIIDLDIMQGLQWPGLFHVLASRPGGPPFVRLTGLGTSMDALEATGKRLSDFAEKLGLPFEFFPVAEKVGNLDPERLNVSQREAVAVHWLQHSLYDVTGSDNNTLWLLQRLAPKVVTVVEQDLSHAGSFLGRFVEAIHYYSALFDSLGASYGEESEERHVVEQQLLSREIRNVLAVGGPSRSGQVKFHNWREKLQESGFRGISLAGNAASLATLLLGMFPSDGYTLVEDNGALKLGWKDLCLLTASAWRPFHATTTLHYAAR, from the exons ATGGCTGCTTCTGCTTTGCTCGGTGACAATGGCGCCGACGATGGCGATAAAAATAGCAGCGGCAGCCCTTTGAGCGCCTCCGATAAGACTAGCGGTGAATACCCACAGTTCGTATCCGACGGGAAGATGGTGAGGAAGAGGATGGCTTCTGAGATGGAGCAACTGCAAACCAGCGATTATAATAGGTTTCCTCGCCGGATTACGGACGCTTCACCAGCGGCGAATCATTTTTCCGGCGTCGATTGCCCGTCCCTGACCTTCGCGGCAGGCGGAGATGTTGCTTCACGAGACAACAACATCGGCAACCCTAACCACTCTAATTTGCTACcttcttccactaactccaccgTGACGTCAGGGGTTTGTGGGTTCTCCGGCCTGCCCTTGTTCCCGCCGGAGAGAAATCGAAACGCGACGGTCGCCGCAGGCGTTTTTGTCTCTTCTGCTGCGGCTACCGTTACCCCCATCGCAAGTGCTCCTTCTTCCATGGAGGACCCATCTGCGACGGCGTGGATTGACAGCGTCATAAGGGACCTAATCCACAGCTCCACCGCCGTCTCGGTTCCCCAAATCATTCAAAACGTGAGAGAGATCATCTACCCTTGTAACCCTCACCTGGCGTCGCTCCTTGAGTACCGGCTACGCTCGCTCACGGAGCCCATCCCAAATCAACCGGAAGCGAGGAGGAAGGAAGTGCACCCGGCGGATATTCCGAGGAATTATCCCCGGCAAGGACCGGTGCAAGAGTCCGCCGGACTTAAGCTCTATCTGGACTCCAGTGCTCTAGAGAACGACCCTTTTGCCCTTTCGAATTCCGTGGCTTCGCCGGCAATGAATCAGTATTCCAACTGGGGCGTAACGGTACCTACCACCACCGCCGTTGCCGCCACCATGGGCCGAGGCGGAGGAACCAACCAACAGTTTCAAGACCGTCAAGCCAGCGCTGCTTCTGTTAAGCCGGTACTCTCGTTGAAGCAAGTGCAACCGCCTCGGCCGCCTCCGCCCACGGAGGAACAACCGCAGGCGAGCTCTTCTCCTGCGGAAACAGAAGCAGCGACAGTGACCACCGCACCGCCGCCGCCGTCGACGGCGGTCCTAACCAGAGAGCAGAAAGAGGAAATGCGGCAGCAGCAGAGAGATGAAGAGGGTCTCCACCTACTGACCCTTCTGCTTCAGTGCGCGGAGGCGGTGTCGGCTGACAACTTCGAGGAAGCGAACCGGATGCTGCTGGAAATCTCGGAGCTATCGACGCCGTTTGGCACGTCGGCGCAGCGGGTGGCGGCGTACTTCTCGGAAGCGATGTCCGCGAGGCTCGTGAGCTCGTGCCTGGGGATCTATGCGTCGCCGCAGGCGGTTCCGCACAGCCAGAAGATCGTCGCCGCCTTCCAAGTTTTCAACGGCATAAGCCCCTTCGTCAAGTTCTCGCACTTCACGGCGAACCAGGCTATCCAAGAGGCCTTCGAGAGAGAGGCCCGAGTTCACATCATAGATCTGGACATCATGCAGGGGTTGCAGTGGCCGGGGCTGTTCCACGTTCTGGCGTCGCGGCCCGGGGGCCCGCCGTTCGTTAGGCTGACGGGGCTCGGAACCTCCATGGACGCTCTGGAGGCCACCGGAAAGCGGTTGTCGGATTTTGCAGAGAAATTAGGATTGCCGTTCGAGTTCTTTCCGGTGGCGGAGAAGGTGGGGAACCTGGACCCAGAAAGGCTGAATGTGAGCCAGAGGGAGGCCGTGGCAGTGCACTGGTTGCAGCATTCGCTCTACGACGTCACCGGCTCAGACAACAACACGCTTTGGCTCTTGCAGAG ACTGGCTCCAAAGGTGGTGACTGTGGTGGAGCAGGACTTGAGCCACGCCGGGTCATTCCTGGGGAGGTTCGTGGAGGCCATACACTACTACTCGGCGCTGTTCGACTCGTTGGGGGCTAGCTATGGGGAGGAGAGCGAGGAACGGCACGTGGTGGAGCAGCAGCTGCTGTCGAGGGAGATCCGAAACGTGCTGGCGGTGGGTGGACCGTCTCGGAGCGGCCAGGTGAAGTTCCACAACTGGAGGGAGAAGCTGCAGGAGTCAGGCTTCCGGGGGATCTCTCTGGCTGGGAACGCCGCGTCGCTGGCCACGCTGCTTCTCGGGATGTTCCCGTCCGATGGGTACACCTTGGTGGAGGACAATGGCGCCCTCAAGCTGGGCTGGAAGGACCTCTGCTTGCTCACTGCTTCTGCCTGGAGGCCCTTTCATGCTACCACCACCCTTCACTATGCCGCCCGCTAG